From Bradyrhizobium sp. NDS-1, the proteins below share one genomic window:
- a CDS encoding DUF6492 family protein has translation MHSVALLTASYAKDIERFSLLSESIDTWLTGYTRHYVLVNDEDVPLFARFASDKRVIVPASRYLPKWLFALPPALQFISKRRVWLSLLSSPVHGWHIQQILKIAGVLNASEQRVCILDSDNLFFREFDVGQYAGGEQTPLFVTRKAIGADHPLHGLWLRTVDQLLGIKDRSFPADDYVGNALVWDRDTARAMTGAIKSATGLSWALALCRKKKFSEYLLYGNFVANSPKHLATHRVTEDSIAVSHWDDTPLDRLSIEALIRSASPEQVALCIQSYSSTSVEDIRDVFRLSSRDRRAPSLSPEDMGDAAGFEVKTRS, from the coding sequence ATGCATTCCGTTGCCCTGCTGACTGCCAGCTATGCCAAGGATATCGAACGCTTTTCGCTGCTCAGCGAAAGCATCGACACCTGGCTGACGGGATATACGCGGCATTATGTTCTCGTTAACGATGAGGATGTGCCGCTGTTCGCGCGCTTTGCGTCCGACAAGCGGGTCATCGTTCCGGCCTCGCGCTATTTGCCGAAATGGCTGTTCGCGTTGCCGCCGGCGCTCCAGTTCATCAGCAAGCGGCGCGTCTGGCTGTCGCTGCTGTCGTCACCTGTGCACGGCTGGCACATCCAGCAGATCCTGAAGATCGCCGGCGTCCTCAATGCGTCCGAGCAGCGCGTCTGCATCCTGGATTCGGACAATCTGTTCTTCCGCGAGTTCGATGTCGGTCAATATGCCGGTGGAGAGCAGACGCCGCTCTTCGTTACGCGCAAGGCGATCGGCGCCGACCATCCGTTGCATGGTTTGTGGCTGCGGACGGTCGATCAGCTTCTCGGCATCAAGGACCGCTCCTTCCCCGCTGACGACTATGTCGGTAATGCGCTGGTCTGGGACAGGGACACCGCGCGTGCGATGACCGGCGCCATCAAGTCGGCGACCGGCCTGAGCTGGGCGCTGGCCTTGTGCCGCAAGAAGAAATTCTCCGAATACCTGCTTTACGGCAATTTCGTCGCGAACTCACCGAAGCATCTGGCGACCCATCGGGTTACGGAAGACAGCATCGCAGTCTCGCATTGGGACGACACGCCGCTCGATCGCCTGTCGATCGAAGCGCTGATCCGCAGCGCCTCTCCCGAACAGGTCGCGCTCTGCATCCAGTCCTATTCGTCGACCTCGGTCGAGGATATCCGCGACGTGTTCCGCCTCAGCTCGCGTGATCGCCGGGCTCCGAGCCTGTCTCCCGAAGATATGGGAGATGCGGCCGGGTTCGAGGTAAAGACGCGCAGCTAA
- a CDS encoding protein-L-isoaspartate O-methyltransferase family protein, with protein sequence MSDLAAARARYVELIAKRERISSPRLLEALAAVPREDFLPRGRWRIKSETARSYRLTPDADPVHLYDNVLVAIDARRRLDTGLPSLWAHFIDVLDIKEKDRVVQIGCGLGYFTAILSRMVGPKGRVVAVDCDERLAFRAANYLRPYRNVIVCHGDGCEEIPEPADVIIIHAGFSYPHPLWLEALRPRGRLLVPLTQRDREGAVIKITRKGRGFQAEAVQQIRIFPGQGRGTTGLDDRVADWWQRASALAPLRFRGIERGLPSDS encoded by the coding sequence ATGAGCGATCTGGCCGCCGCGCGTGCGCGTTACGTCGAGCTGATTGCGAAGCGCGAGCGGATTTCCTCACCGCGCCTGCTCGAAGCGCTTGCTGCCGTCCCGCGTGAGGATTTTCTGCCCAGAGGCCGGTGGCGTATCAAGAGCGAGACGGCCCGCAGCTACCGGCTGACGCCGGATGCCGATCCCGTCCATCTCTACGACAATGTGCTGGTCGCGATCGACGCGCGCCGCAGGCTCGACACCGGGCTGCCGAGCCTGTGGGCGCATTTCATCGACGTGCTCGACATCAAGGAGAAGGACCGCGTGGTCCAGATCGGTTGCGGGCTCGGTTATTTCACGGCGATCCTGTCCAGGATGGTCGGCCCGAAAGGACGCGTGGTGGCGGTCGATTGTGACGAGCGTCTGGCGTTCCGCGCTGCGAACTATCTTCGCCCCTATCGCAACGTCATCGTATGTCACGGCGATGGATGTGAGGAGATTCCCGAACCCGCCGACGTGATCATCATACACGCCGGCTTTTCGTACCCGCATCCGCTCTGGCTCGAGGCGCTGCGCCCGCGCGGCCGCCTGCTGGTGCCGCTGACGCAGCGGGACCGTGAAGGCGCGGTCATCAAGATCACGCGCAAGGGCAGGGGCTTTCAAGCCGAAGCGGTCCAGCAGATCCGGATCTTCCCCGGCCAGGGCCGCGGCACCACCGGGCTCGACGACCGCGTCGCCGACTGGTGGCAGCGCGCGTCGGCGCTGGCGCCACTGCGCTTTCGCGGCATCGAGCGGGGGCTGCCGTCGGATAGCTAA